A single Anopheles funestus chromosome 2RL, idAnoFuneDA-416_04, whole genome shotgun sequence DNA region contains:
- the LOC125775156 gene encoding protein timeless isoform X3, translating into MEWLLANPQINSTFGSLGTFEDDVYHVSEDCLVTLEEIICKLAVEDATLRTFRRAIGFGQNVKNDIVPLLVNAKDVKIIDTTIRLLVNLTVPVECLLPVDLVSKSEIGRHTIFELNKLLITSKEAFVDWKTTKAVIDHMKGILERDTKLSIQQCDSVNNCLLLLRNILHVPEMGTGVGTHAGSFPTAGHNTSFQNQIIWNLFTQSIDKLLIYLMSCPQRAYWGVTMAQLVALMYKDQHISTLQKLLNLWFESTLSESSEDNESNTSPPKQCSGDSSPMLTSDPTSDSSDNGSGKMPSSMSKECSSEAPQVTRMVADYPTQIILSRAIKSHQMYHQTLKANATDGCILGGTTCGSCCNGGGGCGASGKPSCNGSGAHHQQQQLCDHQKTPASDGQEVSRNFTKKSKGGGKSFESSSSSGSSGIFCKQTVAAAVASVKDQAMKDCSKSHNGQQSCQQQQQQQQQQQQQLQSPPKSPTSPSQQQSPSQQQQQSQQQTQKQIQVSLSENSDCGYGTQVEKESISTSSNEDDSPHQKPIHQKPPSNQKQRFNAANKQRNPVSVQEKKELRRKKLVKRGKSNIINMKGLMHHVPTDDDISHILKEFTVDFLLKGYGYLVHELHTQLLSDLQVQIDTSHFFWLVTYFLKFATQLELDLEHINSVLSFDIISYLTYEGVMLCEQLEQLSRATETDIKPCLRRIHLVVTAIREFLQALDTYKKSTHLTKEDKEKLKLLQIQISCTEDLRCLFVLLLRCYNPNIQSRQYLQDLIVTNHTLLLLLDGVRELTADGVPGDMLGHIKQFATVEIMHQYGLLLEDFRENGAFVNDCIFTMMHHVGGDLGQINVLFQPSILKTYSQIWETEYELCDDWSDLIEYVIHKFINTPQPAPLTLSTTLPDIGTQLLSSNLLVTWTQEEKDSLHWYYVQCRQSKCVVADILKLFQENGNQQKTRLSIIEQLLEQNIITLIQYDDLMKVENPDYERNVQTPALSVASADSPKPEDGDSKSSSKAVDDIQVLRDRLQKENRGKLIAWLQKSLLDCCFVKLNLLSGNVYVTAGIGGNMGVVVMEPVSYHCILKKKSIPVVPWNQDQFAILSYQPFILLLHKLGFHLPADAKKMFVRIPEFWTADILYNIALKLGPLDKSILKFDLKYLNKVLSMEKQAKADPCPPNDARFSPQITTNWLDVVMRNKAVQSKRKLDLPGPSKVIDTANATHPSATLKTGGKPAAQTKMLHDLSIIVESNDDDDDELPADEDDGLDSSEVPVLEEHDVVSACETASVASDLTRMYVSDEDDKHDIVPPIL; encoded by the exons ATGGAATGGCTGCTGGCGAATCCGCAGATCAACAGCACCTTCGGTTCGCTGGGGACGTTCGAGGACGATGTGTACCACGTCAGCGAGGACTGTCTGGTAACGCTGGAGGAGATCATCTGTAAGCTGGCGGTGGAGGATGCGACCCTGCGAACATTTCGCCGGGCAATAGGGTTCGGACAGAACGTTAAGAATGACATCGTGCCACTGCTGGTAAACGCGAAGGATGTGAAGATCATCGACACGACGATACGGTTGCTGGTGAATTTGACCGTACCGGTCGAATGTTTGCTCCCGGTTGATCTCGTGTCGAAATCGGAGATCGGCAGACATACGATCTTCGAGCTGAACAAGCTGCTTATCACAAGCAAGGAAGCGTTCGTCGATTGGAAGACCACCAAGGCGGTGATCGACCACATGAAGGGTATACTTGAGCGGGACACGAAGCTTTCCATCCAGCAGTGTGACAGTGTTAACAactgtctgctgctgctgcgcaaTATACTGCATGTGCCCGAGATGGGAACGGGGGTGGGTACGCATGCGGGCAGCTTCCCAACGGCGGGCCATAACACCTCCTTCCAGAACCAAATCATCTGGAACCTGTTCACGCAGAGCATCGACAAGCTGCTGATCTACCTGATGTCCTGTCCGCAGCGTGCCTACTGGGGCGTCACGATGGCGCAACTGGTAGCGCTGATGTACAAGGATCAGCACATCAGCACCCTGCAGAAGCTCCTGAATCTCTGGTTCGAGTCGACGCTGTCGGAGAGCTCGGAGGACAACGAGAGTAACACGTCACCCCCGAAGCAGTGCAGCGGAGACTCCAGTCCAATGCTTACGTCCGACCCGACGTCTGACTCGTCCGACAATG GCAGTGGCAAAATGCCATCGTCCATGAGCAAGGAATGTTCGTCCGAGGCGCCGCAGGTCACGCGCATGGTTGCCGACTACCCGACCCAGATCATTCTCTCGCGCGCGATCAAATCCCACCAGATGTACCACCAAACGCTGAAGGCGAACGCGACGGACGGGTGTATCTTGGGCGGGACGACCTGCGGAAGCTGCtgcaatggtggtggtggttgtggcgCGAGTGGTAAACCCTCCTGCAACGGGTCTGGCgcgcatcatcagcagcagcagctgtgtGACCACCAGAAAACACCCGCTTCCGATGGCCAGGAAGTTAGCCGAAACTTT ACCAAAAAGTCCAAAGGTGGCGGCAAGAGTTTTGAGTCATCGAGCAGTAGCGGCTCCTCGGGTATCTTTTGCAAACAGACCGTGGCGGCTGCAGTTGCTTCCGTTAAAGATCAAGCAATGAAGGATTGTAGTAAGTCTCATAACGGGCAACaatcgtgtcaacagcagcagcagcagcaacagcagcaacagcaacaactgcAATCACCTCCAAAGTCACCAACGTCCCCATCCCAACAGCAGTCACCgtcgcaacaacagcagcaatcgcaacaacaaacgcaaaaacaaatacaagtATCACTGTCGGAGAATTCTGACTGTGGTTACGGTACGCAGGTGGAGAAAGAATCCATCTCCACCTCAAGCAATGAGGACGACAGTCCACACCAGAAACCGATCCATCAGAAACCACCCTCCAACCAGAAGCAACGTTTCAATGCGGCCAACAAACAGCGCAATCCTGTATCGGTGCAGGAGAAGAAAGAGCTGCGCCGGAAGAAGCTGGTAAAGCGGGGCAAGAGCAACAT CATTAACATGAAGGGTCTCATGCATCACGTCCCAACCGAcgacgatatatcgcacatcCTGAAAGAGTTCACGGTTGACTTTCTGCTGAAAGGATACGGCTATCTAGTGCACGAGCTGCACACGCAATTACTGTCGGATCTG CAAGTGCAAATCGATACATCACACTTTTTCTGGCTGGTAACGTACTTCCTGAAGTTTGCCACCCAGCTCGAGCTGGATCTGGAGCACATCAACAGTGTCCTTTCGTTCGACATCATAAGCTACCTCACGTACGAGGGTGTGATGCTGTGCGAACAGCTTGAACAGCTTAGCAGAGCTACCGAAACAGACATAAAGCCTTGTTTGCGAAGAATTCATTTG gTTGTAACGGCGATAAGAGAATTCCTGCAAGCTCTTGATACGTACAAGAAGAGTACACATCTGACAAAG GAGGACAAAGAGAAGCTTAAACTGCTGCAGATTCAGATAAGCTGCACGGAGGATTTACGATGCctgtttgtgttgttgcttCGATGCTACAACCCAAACATACAAAGCCGCCAGTATCTGCAGGATTTAATAGTGACCAACCAtacgcttctgctgctgctcgacGGTGTCCGGGAACTGACCGCAGATGGCGTCCCGGGAGACATGCTGGGCCACATCAAACA GTTCGCTACGGTGGAGATAATGCATCAGTACGGTTTGCTGTTGGAAGATTTCCGCGAAAATGGTGCATTTGTGAATGATTGTATCTTCACGATGATGCACCATGTCGGGGGTGATTTGGGACAGATCAATGTACTGTTTCAACCGAGCATCCTGAAAACGTACTCCCAGATATGGGAAACGGAGTATGAGCTGTGTGAC GATTGGTCCGATTTGATCGAGTACGTCATTCACAAGTTCATCAATACACCCCAACCGGCACCACTGACACTATCGACAACTCTGCCCGATATTGGCACCCAACTTCTGTCGAGCAATCTGCTCGTAACCTGGACACAGGAGGAAAAGGACTCGCTGCACTGGTACTATGTGCAGTGCCGTCAAAGCAAATGCGTCGTGGCCGACATTCTGAAGCTGTTCCAGGAAAATGGTAATCAGCAGAAAACGCGCCTCTCCATCATCGAGCAACTGCTGGAGCAGAACATCATCACGCTCATCCAGTACGACGATCTGATGAAGGTGGAAAATCCGGACTACGAGCGTAATGTGCAGACACCGGCCCTGTCGGTTGCATCGGCCGACTCACCCAAACCGGAGGACGGTGACTCGAAGTCATCGTCCAAGGCGGTAGACGATATACAGGTGTTGCGCGATCGTCTCCAGAAGGAAAACCGTGGCAAACTGATCGCTTGGTTGCAGAAAAGTTTGCTCGATTGTTGCTTCGTGAAGTTGAATCTGCTGAGCGGTAACGTTTACGTGACGGCAGGAATCGGTGGCAACATGGGTGTGGTCGTCATGGAACCAGTGTCCTACCATTGCATCT tgaaaaagaaatccaTCCCGGTTGTGCCATGGAACCAGGATCAGTTTGCGATACTGTCCTACCAACCGTTTATACTGCTGCTTCACAAGCTTGGCTTCCATCTGCCGGCCGATGCGAAGAAAATGTTTGTCCGGATCCCAGAATTCTGGACTGCGGACATTCTGTACAACATCGCGCTCAAACTTGGTCCGCTGGATAAAT CAATTCTTAAGTTCGATCTCAAGTACCTCAACAAGGTGCTATCGATGGAGAAACAAGCTAAGGCCGACCCTTGCCCGCCGAACGATGCTCG ATTCAGCCCTCAAATCACTACTAACTGGCTCGACGTAGTGATGCGCAATAAGGCAGTACAGAG CAAGCGCAAACTGGATCTGCCCGGCCCGTCAAAGGTTATCGATACGGCCAACGCTACCCATCCGAGTGCAACGTTGAAGACGGGTGGAAAACCGGCCGCCCAGACGAAAATGCTGCACGACCTTTCAATCATCGTCGAGTcgaacgatgacgatgatgacgagcTGCCGGCGGATGAGGACGATGGTTTGGATAGCTCGGAGGTGCCGGTACTGGAGGAGCACGATGTCGTCAG TGCCTGTGAAACTGCTTCGGTCGCTTCAGACCTAACACGCATGTACGTAAGCGACGAAGACGACAAGCACGACATTGTGCCACCGATTTTGTAA
- the LOC125775156 gene encoding protein timeless isoform X2 produces the protein MEWLLANPQINSTFGSLGTFEDDVYHVSEDCLVTLEEIICKLAVEDATLRTFRRAIGFGQNVKNDIVPLLVNAKDVKIIDTTIRLLVNLTVPVECLLPVDLVSKSEIGRHTIFELNKLLITSKEAFVDWKTTKAVIDHMKGILERDTKLSIQQCDSVNNCLLLLRNILHVPEMGTGVGTHAGSFPTAGHNTSFQNQIIWNLFTQSIDKLLIYLMSCPQRAYWGVTMAQLVALMYKDQHISTLQKLLNLWFESTLSESSEDNESNTSPPKQCSGDSSPMLTSDPTSDSSDNGSGKMPSSMSKECSSEAPQVTRMVADYPTQIILSRAIKSHQMYHQTLKANATDGCILGGTTCGSCCNGGGGCGASGKPSCNGSGAHHQQQQLCDHQKTPASDGQETKKSKGGGKSFESSSSSGSSGIFCKQTVAAAVASVKDQAMKDCSKSHNGQQSCQQQQQQQQQQQQQLQSPPKSPTSPSQQQSPSQQQQQSQQQTQKQIQVSLSENSDCGYGTQVEKESISTSSNEDDSPHQKPIHQKPPSNQKQRFNAANKQRNPVSVQEKKELRRKKLVKRGKSNIINMKGLMHHVPTDDDISHILKEFTVDFLLKGYGYLVHELHTQLLSDLQVQIDTSHFFWLVTYFLKFATQLELDLEHINSVLSFDIISYLTYEGVMLCEQLEQLSRATETDIKPCLRRIHLVVTAIREFLQALDTYKKSTHLTKEDKEKLKLLQIQISCTEDLRCLFVLLLRCYNPNIQSRQYLQDLIVTNHTLLLLLDGVRELTADGVPGDMLGHIKQFATVEIMHQYGLLLEDFRENGAFVNDCIFTMMHHVGGDLGQINVLFQPSILKTYSQIWETEYELCDDWSDLIEYVIHKFINTPQPAPLTLSTTLPDIGTQLLSSNLLVTWTQEEKDSLHWYYVQCRQSKCVVADILKLFQENGNQQKTRLSIIEQLLEQNIITLIQYDDLMKVENPDYERNVQTPALSVASADSPKPEDGDSKSSSKAVDDIQVLRDRLQKENRGKLIAWLQKSLLDCCFVKLNLLSGNVYVTAGIGGNMGVVVMEPVSYHCILKKKSIPVVPWNQDQFAILSYQPFILLLHKLGFHLPADAKKMFVRIPEFWTADILYNIALKLGPLDKSILKFDLKYLNKVLSMEKQAKADPCPPNDARLENFGLSRFSPQITTNWLDVVMRNKAVQSKRKLDLPGPSKVIDTANATHPSATLKTGGKPAAQTKMLHDLSIIVESNDDDDDELPADEDDGLDSSEVPVLEEHDVVSACETASVASDLTRMYVSDEDDKHDIVPPIL, from the exons ATGGAATGGCTGCTGGCGAATCCGCAGATCAACAGCACCTTCGGTTCGCTGGGGACGTTCGAGGACGATGTGTACCACGTCAGCGAGGACTGTCTGGTAACGCTGGAGGAGATCATCTGTAAGCTGGCGGTGGAGGATGCGACCCTGCGAACATTTCGCCGGGCAATAGGGTTCGGACAGAACGTTAAGAATGACATCGTGCCACTGCTGGTAAACGCGAAGGATGTGAAGATCATCGACACGACGATACGGTTGCTGGTGAATTTGACCGTACCGGTCGAATGTTTGCTCCCGGTTGATCTCGTGTCGAAATCGGAGATCGGCAGACATACGATCTTCGAGCTGAACAAGCTGCTTATCACAAGCAAGGAAGCGTTCGTCGATTGGAAGACCACCAAGGCGGTGATCGACCACATGAAGGGTATACTTGAGCGGGACACGAAGCTTTCCATCCAGCAGTGTGACAGTGTTAACAactgtctgctgctgctgcgcaaTATACTGCATGTGCCCGAGATGGGAACGGGGGTGGGTACGCATGCGGGCAGCTTCCCAACGGCGGGCCATAACACCTCCTTCCAGAACCAAATCATCTGGAACCTGTTCACGCAGAGCATCGACAAGCTGCTGATCTACCTGATGTCCTGTCCGCAGCGTGCCTACTGGGGCGTCACGATGGCGCAACTGGTAGCGCTGATGTACAAGGATCAGCACATCAGCACCCTGCAGAAGCTCCTGAATCTCTGGTTCGAGTCGACGCTGTCGGAGAGCTCGGAGGACAACGAGAGTAACACGTCACCCCCGAAGCAGTGCAGCGGAGACTCCAGTCCAATGCTTACGTCCGACCCGACGTCTGACTCGTCCGACAATG GCAGTGGCAAAATGCCATCGTCCATGAGCAAGGAATGTTCGTCCGAGGCGCCGCAGGTCACGCGCATGGTTGCCGACTACCCGACCCAGATCATTCTCTCGCGCGCGATCAAATCCCACCAGATGTACCACCAAACGCTGAAGGCGAACGCGACGGACGGGTGTATCTTGGGCGGGACGACCTGCGGAAGCTGCtgcaatggtggtggtggttgtggcgCGAGTGGTAAACCCTCCTGCAACGGGTCTGGCgcgcatcatcagcagcagcagctgtgtGACCACCAGAAAACACCCGCTTCCGATGGCCAGGAA ACCAAAAAGTCCAAAGGTGGCGGCAAGAGTTTTGAGTCATCGAGCAGTAGCGGCTCCTCGGGTATCTTTTGCAAACAGACCGTGGCGGCTGCAGTTGCTTCCGTTAAAGATCAAGCAATGAAGGATTGTAGTAAGTCTCATAACGGGCAACaatcgtgtcaacagcagcagcagcagcaacagcagcaacagcaacaactgcAATCACCTCCAAAGTCACCAACGTCCCCATCCCAACAGCAGTCACCgtcgcaacaacagcagcaatcgcaacaacaaacgcaaaaacaaatacaagtATCACTGTCGGAGAATTCTGACTGTGGTTACGGTACGCAGGTGGAGAAAGAATCCATCTCCACCTCAAGCAATGAGGACGACAGTCCACACCAGAAACCGATCCATCAGAAACCACCCTCCAACCAGAAGCAACGTTTCAATGCGGCCAACAAACAGCGCAATCCTGTATCGGTGCAGGAGAAGAAAGAGCTGCGCCGGAAGAAGCTGGTAAAGCGGGGCAAGAGCAACAT CATTAACATGAAGGGTCTCATGCATCACGTCCCAACCGAcgacgatatatcgcacatcCTGAAAGAGTTCACGGTTGACTTTCTGCTGAAAGGATACGGCTATCTAGTGCACGAGCTGCACACGCAATTACTGTCGGATCTG CAAGTGCAAATCGATACATCACACTTTTTCTGGCTGGTAACGTACTTCCTGAAGTTTGCCACCCAGCTCGAGCTGGATCTGGAGCACATCAACAGTGTCCTTTCGTTCGACATCATAAGCTACCTCACGTACGAGGGTGTGATGCTGTGCGAACAGCTTGAACAGCTTAGCAGAGCTACCGAAACAGACATAAAGCCTTGTTTGCGAAGAATTCATTTG gTTGTAACGGCGATAAGAGAATTCCTGCAAGCTCTTGATACGTACAAGAAGAGTACACATCTGACAAAG GAGGACAAAGAGAAGCTTAAACTGCTGCAGATTCAGATAAGCTGCACGGAGGATTTACGATGCctgtttgtgttgttgcttCGATGCTACAACCCAAACATACAAAGCCGCCAGTATCTGCAGGATTTAATAGTGACCAACCAtacgcttctgctgctgctcgacGGTGTCCGGGAACTGACCGCAGATGGCGTCCCGGGAGACATGCTGGGCCACATCAAACA GTTCGCTACGGTGGAGATAATGCATCAGTACGGTTTGCTGTTGGAAGATTTCCGCGAAAATGGTGCATTTGTGAATGATTGTATCTTCACGATGATGCACCATGTCGGGGGTGATTTGGGACAGATCAATGTACTGTTTCAACCGAGCATCCTGAAAACGTACTCCCAGATATGGGAAACGGAGTATGAGCTGTGTGAC GATTGGTCCGATTTGATCGAGTACGTCATTCACAAGTTCATCAATACACCCCAACCGGCACCACTGACACTATCGACAACTCTGCCCGATATTGGCACCCAACTTCTGTCGAGCAATCTGCTCGTAACCTGGACACAGGAGGAAAAGGACTCGCTGCACTGGTACTATGTGCAGTGCCGTCAAAGCAAATGCGTCGTGGCCGACATTCTGAAGCTGTTCCAGGAAAATGGTAATCAGCAGAAAACGCGCCTCTCCATCATCGAGCAACTGCTGGAGCAGAACATCATCACGCTCATCCAGTACGACGATCTGATGAAGGTGGAAAATCCGGACTACGAGCGTAATGTGCAGACACCGGCCCTGTCGGTTGCATCGGCCGACTCACCCAAACCGGAGGACGGTGACTCGAAGTCATCGTCCAAGGCGGTAGACGATATACAGGTGTTGCGCGATCGTCTCCAGAAGGAAAACCGTGGCAAACTGATCGCTTGGTTGCAGAAAAGTTTGCTCGATTGTTGCTTCGTGAAGTTGAATCTGCTGAGCGGTAACGTTTACGTGACGGCAGGAATCGGTGGCAACATGGGTGTGGTCGTCATGGAACCAGTGTCCTACCATTGCATCT tgaaaaagaaatccaTCCCGGTTGTGCCATGGAACCAGGATCAGTTTGCGATACTGTCCTACCAACCGTTTATACTGCTGCTTCACAAGCTTGGCTTCCATCTGCCGGCCGATGCGAAGAAAATGTTTGTCCGGATCCCAGAATTCTGGACTGCGGACATTCTGTACAACATCGCGCTCAAACTTGGTCCGCTGGATAAAT CAATTCTTAAGTTCGATCTCAAGTACCTCAACAAGGTGCTATCGATGGAGAAACAAGCTAAGGCCGACCCTTGCCCGCCGAACGATGCTCGGTTAGAGAACTTTGGATTATCAAG ATTCAGCCCTCAAATCACTACTAACTGGCTCGACGTAGTGATGCGCAATAAGGCAGTACAGAG CAAGCGCAAACTGGATCTGCCCGGCCCGTCAAAGGTTATCGATACGGCCAACGCTACCCATCCGAGTGCAACGTTGAAGACGGGTGGAAAACCGGCCGCCCAGACGAAAATGCTGCACGACCTTTCAATCATCGTCGAGTcgaacgatgacgatgatgacgagcTGCCGGCGGATGAGGACGATGGTTTGGATAGCTCGGAGGTGCCGGTACTGGAGGAGCACGATGTCGTCAG TGCCTGTGAAACTGCTTCGGTCGCTTCAGACCTAACACGCATGTACGTAAGCGACGAAGACGACAAGCACGACATTGTGCCACCGATTTTGTAA